In Deinococcus ficus, a single window of DNA contains:
- the dnaE gene encoding DNA polymerase III subunit alpha — MDPPRLDVLIGCQSYFSEGRSTVSPRRLVQRAAAAGFTAVGLADWCSLAGAVELHDVASELGISAVVGVTLPVIFPAVGRQPSETFPMILLATSREGYETLCELVTLINLQHNAGLPWAVIEELRGQEHLVCLTGGRGGFPTLLGERKELALAARHLTALKGIFPMGLYVQLYHGEAPNERRRLEYLRGLARDLELPVVAAPEIRMADREDYPLLDALTCARLGIDVQTPHPERPRNDALSIETPEHWGQLLPFPDGTLNAARIAQVCRWDLLPERLHSPEPTLPPGMTPQAALEERALAAAAEKYNECVTEALKGSREGDVSLSQATERLQSELATVAELDMAGFFLTAAEVADYCKAHGILAAGRGSAAGSVLCYVLGITLTDPLKHNLLFERFLHTGRTSMPDVDFDIASSRRDQVLRWVEERWGMTGAGEAMVANRITYRLPSAVQDLGRALGLPPELRDRLSRALGRDFRHHRPHRVREADSIFCEVLGDAPIKEALLKLLERVEARFTRHLAPHSGGVVLSSASLTRYSPLMRSSGGIRMLTFDKDDVERLGLIKLDLLGLRMLAALERAREEVLRLTGQWMPYGDLPDDPRVWAEISSGDTMGLFQIESPAQVQMTARLQPKTMEQLAHQIALVRPGPIQSGTVHPYVRRARGEEPVPEQMEPIRSILRATHGTLMFQEQILRIAVQFAGYDWPRADRFRSRLSKVEDEAELQQLKAEFVLGAAQTVGAFPEEAEEIFGMCAAFRGYGFAESHAHAFAQHSYASAYMRHYHPAAFFAGVLTEAPGMWPAGTIAQECRRRKVQLAPVDINRSGLAWRAENLRSIRASLVTVDGISEDAARMIVQERLVGGKFRSVEDFYDRVDLPKDRLETLVKAGAFDRIDAQKNRREAYYVLHTVANTRKPGTRGLLHVSTDVPELSEMSEPEQLNLDLETKGLSESGAHLLDAHRARLRDLGCQALAGLRHGETVWAAGVIVARQRPPTAKGFAFYVLEDATARVQAIISPDLWEANRVLLRDARALIVQGQVTRTGRAVTVKVQRLSELPLRPALPQAAD, encoded by the coding sequence ATGGACCCGCCCCGACTGGACGTCCTGATCGGCTGCCAGAGCTACTTCAGCGAGGGACGCAGCACCGTGAGCCCCCGGCGCCTCGTGCAGCGCGCGGCCGCGGCCGGATTCACCGCAGTGGGCCTGGCGGACTGGTGCAGCCTCGCCGGTGCTGTGGAACTCCACGACGTCGCAAGCGAGTTGGGTATTTCAGCCGTTGTCGGGGTGACCCTTCCGGTGATCTTCCCCGCGGTCGGCCGCCAACCCAGTGAAACGTTCCCCATGATTCTGCTCGCGACGTCGCGGGAGGGGTACGAAACACTGTGCGAATTGGTGACGCTGATCAACCTCCAGCACAACGCCGGGTTGCCCTGGGCAGTGATCGAGGAGCTCAGGGGCCAGGAGCACCTCGTCTGCCTGACCGGCGGCCGCGGCGGTTTCCCCACGTTGCTTGGAGAGCGCAAGGAGCTCGCGCTGGCCGCCCGGCACCTCACCGCTCTCAAGGGCATCTTCCCGATGGGCCTGTACGTGCAGCTGTACCACGGGGAAGCGCCGAACGAACGCCGGCGGCTGGAGTACCTGCGCGGCCTGGCCAGGGACCTGGAACTGCCGGTCGTGGCTGCCCCGGAGATCCGGATGGCCGACCGGGAGGACTACCCGCTGCTGGACGCCCTGACATGCGCGCGGCTGGGCATCGACGTCCAGACGCCGCACCCGGAACGGCCACGGAACGACGCGCTGAGCATCGAGACGCCGGAACACTGGGGACAGCTGCTGCCGTTCCCGGATGGGACGCTGAATGCCGCCCGAATCGCTCAGGTGTGTCGTTGGGACCTGCTCCCGGAACGGCTGCACAGCCCGGAACCAACCCTGCCCCCTGGGATGACCCCTCAAGCGGCCCTCGAAGAGCGTGCTCTGGCGGCGGCCGCCGAGAAATACAACGAGTGTGTCACCGAGGCACTGAAGGGCTCACGTGAGGGTGACGTGTCTCTGTCTCAGGCCACTGAACGCCTCCAGTCCGAACTGGCGACAGTCGCGGAACTCGACATGGCCGGCTTCTTCCTCACGGCCGCGGAAGTGGCGGACTACTGCAAGGCACACGGCATCCTCGCGGCCGGGCGAGGCAGCGCGGCTGGGTCGGTGCTCTGCTACGTGCTCGGCATCACCCTGACTGATCCCCTCAAACACAACCTGCTGTTCGAGCGCTTCCTGCACACGGGCCGGACCAGCATGCCCGATGTGGACTTCGACATCGCGAGTTCCCGGCGCGACCAGGTGCTCAGGTGGGTGGAGGAACGCTGGGGCATGACCGGCGCCGGGGAGGCCATGGTGGCCAACCGGATCACGTACCGGCTACCAAGCGCGGTGCAGGACCTGGGACGGGCCCTGGGGCTGCCTCCAGAGTTGCGGGACCGGCTGAGTCGCGCTCTGGGGCGGGATTTCCGCCACCACCGGCCGCACCGGGTTAGGGAAGCGGACTCGATTTTCTGCGAGGTGCTGGGGGATGCGCCGATCAAAGAAGCCCTCTTGAAACTGCTGGAACGGGTCGAAGCCCGATTTACTCGGCATCTTGCCCCACACAGTGGCGGCGTGGTGCTCAGCAGCGCGTCCCTGACGCGTTATTCCCCCCTGATGCGGAGCTCCGGGGGCATCCGGATGCTGACCTTCGACAAGGATGATGTGGAGAGATTGGGGCTGATCAAGCTCGACCTGCTCGGCCTGCGCATGCTCGCCGCCCTCGAACGGGCACGGGAGGAGGTGCTGCGTCTGACCGGTCAGTGGATGCCGTACGGGGACCTGCCCGACGACCCACGGGTGTGGGCGGAGATCAGCAGTGGGGACACCATGGGGCTCTTCCAGATCGAGAGCCCCGCCCAGGTGCAGATGACCGCCCGCCTCCAGCCGAAGACCATGGAACAGCTGGCGCACCAGATTGCCCTGGTCCGCCCGGGACCGATTCAGAGCGGGACTGTGCACCCGTACGTCCGGCGTGCCAGAGGGGAGGAACCCGTCCCCGAGCAGATGGAACCCATTCGCAGCATCCTCCGGGCCACCCACGGCACGTTGATGTTCCAGGAGCAGATTCTGCGCATCGCGGTGCAGTTCGCCGGGTACGACTGGCCGAGAGCGGACCGGTTCCGCAGCCGGCTCAGCAAGGTCGAAGACGAAGCCGAGTTGCAGCAACTCAAGGCGGAATTCGTGCTTGGGGCGGCGCAGACGGTGGGCGCGTTCCCCGAGGAAGCCGAGGAGATCTTCGGCATGTGCGCGGCGTTCCGGGGGTACGGGTTCGCGGAGAGCCACGCGCACGCGTTCGCGCAGCACAGCTACGCCAGTGCGTACATGCGTCACTACCACCCGGCCGCCTTCTTCGCGGGTGTGCTCACGGAGGCCCCGGGGATGTGGCCGGCGGGGACAATCGCTCAGGAGTGTCGTCGGCGCAAAGTGCAGCTCGCCCCGGTGGACATCAACCGCAGCGGCCTGGCCTGGCGGGCCGAGAATCTGCGCAGTATTCGCGCGTCCCTGGTGACCGTGGACGGCATCAGTGAGGACGCCGCCCGAATGATCGTGCAGGAACGCCTGGTGGGCGGGAAGTTCAGAAGTGTTGAAGACTTCTACGACCGGGTGGACCTGCCCAAGGACCGACTGGAGACGCTGGTGAAGGCTGGGGCGTTCGACCGCATCGACGCGCAGAAGAACCGTCGGGAGGCGTACTACGTGCTGCATACGGTCGCCAATACCCGGAAGCCGGGAACGCGGGGCCTGCTTCACGTTTCCACCGATGTCCCTGAACTGTCCGAGATGTCCGAGCCCGAACAGCTGAATCTGGACCTGGAGACCAAGGGCCTCAGCGAGTCCGGCGCGCACCTGCTGGACGCCCACCGGGCCCGGTTGCGGGACCTCGGGTGTCAGGCGTTGGCGGGCCTCCGGCATGGCGAGACGGTCTGGGCGGCTGGGGTGATCGTGGCCCGGCAACGGCCGCCGACCGCGAAGGGCTTCGCGTTCTACGTGCTGGAGGACGCCACCGCGCGGGTGCAGGCGATCATCAGCCCGGACCTCTGGGAAGCGAACCGCGTGCTCCTGAGGGACGCCCGGGCCCTGATCGTGCAGGGTCAGGTCACCCGCACTGGGCGGGCCGTGACGGTCAAGGTGCAGCGGCTCAGTGAACTGCCCCTGCGCCCAGCGCTTCCGCAGGCCGCGGATTGA
- a CDS encoding DUF6504 family protein: MKAYQREVTVEIRADGSPRQLYWEGRAYPVQVVLDRWRAGGRWWQGEEIRDCYLVQAGPLVAELHHEAVSGGTWWLARLQD; the protein is encoded by the coding sequence ATGAAGGCCTACCAGCGCGAAGTGACCGTGGAAATCCGCGCCGACGGGTCCCCCCGGCAGCTGTACTGGGAAGGCCGCGCCTACCCCGTGCAGGTCGTCCTCGACCGCTGGCGGGCCGGGGGTCGCTGGTGGCAGGGTGAGGAGATCCGCGACTGCTACCTCGTGCAGGCCGGTCCCCTCGTCGCCGAGCTGCACCATGAGGCGGTCAGCGGGGGGACCTGGTGGCTGGCGAGACTGCAGGACTGA